From a region of the Oncorhynchus mykiss isolate Arlee chromosome 32, USDA_OmykA_1.1, whole genome shotgun sequence genome:
- the LOC110488124 gene encoding sclerostin domain-containing protein 1-like, whose translation MLLTTSGYQLALFCLLIRSCQAVKNGATETLNAQLISTVQDTPSSNVSMNQARNGGRRLTSDARKEQGQAQSQVGCRELRSTKYISDGQCTSLNPVKELVCAGECLPSHLLPNWIGSGPGYTGKFWSRREAQEWRCVIDRTRTQRIRLQCQNGSSRTYKITVVTSCKCKRYSRQNNDSGNGKSEVEVRQAQGQGQGQGSTLQGPKRRKGKEGKNGPSGQEDWAEEQPKND comes from the exons ATGCTTCTTACCACGAGTGGGTACCAGCTTGCGCTATTTTGCCTTCTGATAAGAAGCTGTCAAGCTGTCAAGAACGGCGCCACGGAAACGTTAAACGCTCAGTTGATCAGCACGGTCCAGGATACACCGAGTAGTAATGTATCAATGAATCAAGCACGCAACGGAGGAAGACGCTTGACCAGCGATGCGAGGAAAG AGCAGGGCCAGGCACAGAGCCAGGTGGGCTGCAGAGAGCTGCGCTCCACCAAGTACATCTCAGATGGCCAGTGCACCAGCCTGAACCCGGTCAAGGAGCTGGTTTGTGCCGGGGAGTGTCTTCCCTCCCACCTACTGCCCAACTGGATCGGCTCCGGTCCCGGCTACACCGGAAAGTTCTGGAGCCGGCGGGAGGCCCAGGAGTGGCGTTGCGTCATCGACCGGACCCGGACCCAGCGCATCAGACTGCAGTGTCAGAACGGAAGCTCCAGGACCTATAAGATCACTGTGGTTACTTCCTGCAAGTGTAAACGCTACTCCAGGCAGAACAATGACTCAGGGAATGGGAAGTCAGAGGTGGAGGTCAGGCAGGCCCAGGGGCAGGGCCAGGGCCAGGGCTCCACACTCCAGGGGCccaagaggaggaagggaaaggaagggaagAATGGACCTTCTGGGCAGGAGGACTGGGCTGAAGAACAGCCTAAAAATGACTGA